The Doryrhamphus excisus isolate RoL2022-K1 chromosome 18, RoL_Dexc_1.0, whole genome shotgun sequence genome contains a region encoding:
- the LOC131106452 gene encoding insulin-like growth factor-binding protein 3 isoform X2: MAVLSSPRPLTTPSRGCLACKGKPSQTPGDLNVSTLAVGEPCGVYTLSCASGLRCAPAPSDPRPLRTLLEGRGICSNVSVISWTEKSQTADPTPTDDPEEAPCRKLLTTLIRGLDTHLFKSHHDIYMPNCDKRGFFRKKQCWSSRGKQRGRCWCVDENGMPVTSHKHKGSLAC, translated from the exons Atg GCCGTCCTGTCAAGCCCCCGGCCGCTCACCACGCCGTCCAGAGGATGTCTTGCCTGCAAGGGAAAGCCTTCTCAAACGCCGGGAGATTTAAACGTCAGCACTCTGGCTGTGGGAGAGCCGTGCGGGGTCTACACTCTCAGCTGTGCCAGCGGCCTGCGTTGTGCACCTGCGCCGAGCGACCCCCGGCCCCTCCGCACCCTGCTGGAGGGCAGGGGGATCTGCAGCAACGTCAGCGTCATCAGTTGGACAGAAAAGAGCCAGACAGCAG ATCCGACACCTACTGATGATCCAGAGGAG GCTCCATGTCGAAAGCTGCTAACAACGCTCATTAGAGGCCTGGATACTCATTTATTCAAATCGCATCATGATATCTACATGCCCAATTGTGATAAACGCGGCTTCTTCAGAAAGAAGCAG TGCTGGTCCTCCCGAGGGAAACAACGCGGTCGGTGCTGGTGTGTGGACGAAAACGGCATGCCAGTGACGTCACATAAACACAAAGGCAGTCTAGCTTGTTGA
- the LOC131106452 gene encoding insulin-like growth factor-binding protein 3 isoform X1 — MLLCLNVLGLLFLQAVLSSPRPLTTPSRGCLACKGKPSQTPGDLNVSTLAVGEPCGVYTLSCASGLRCAPAPSDPRPLRTLLEGRGICSNVSVISWTEKSQTADPTPTDDPEEAPCRKLLTTLIRGLDTHLFKSHHDIYMPNCDKRGFFRKKQCWSSRGKQRGRCWCVDENGMPVTSHKHKGSLAC; from the exons ATGCTTCTATGTCTGAATGTGCTGGGGCTGCTTTTCCTGCAGGCCGTCCTGTCAAGCCCCCGGCCGCTCACCACGCCGTCCAGAGGATGTCTTGCCTGCAAGGGAAAGCCTTCTCAAACGCCGGGAGATTTAAACGTCAGCACTCTGGCTGTGGGAGAGCCGTGCGGGGTCTACACTCTCAGCTGTGCCAGCGGCCTGCGTTGTGCACCTGCGCCGAGCGACCCCCGGCCCCTCCGCACCCTGCTGGAGGGCAGGGGGATCTGCAGCAACGTCAGCGTCATCAGTTGGACAGAAAAGAGCCAGACAGCAG ATCCGACACCTACTGATGATCCAGAGGAG GCTCCATGTCGAAAGCTGCTAACAACGCTCATTAGAGGCCTGGATACTCATTTATTCAAATCGCATCATGATATCTACATGCCCAATTGTGATAAACGCGGCTTCTTCAGAAAGAAGCAG TGCTGGTCCTCCCGAGGGAAACAACGCGGTCGGTGCTGGTGTGTGGACGAAAACGGCATGCCAGTGACGTCACATAAACACAAAGGCAGTCTAGCTTGTTGA
- the LOC131106446 gene encoding phosphatidylinositol 5-phosphate 4-kinase type-2 gamma-like — protein MSSPSSTQVPPSAVAHKRKTKMKHFVQQKVEVFRASHPVSSVLVWGVNHSTNDLSQVPVPVMLLPDDFRASTKVKVSNHLFNKENLPSQFKFKEYCPQVFRNLRERFGIEDQDYQVSLARSRPLRDEEAQRDGLLLTSYDRTLVVKEISSEEVAEMHNIMSEYHQHVVTCHGSTLLPQFLAMYRVTVESDDTYLLVMRNMFSHRLHVHKKYDLKGSLVSREASFKEKVKELPTFKDVDFMNNMQKIYVSDEQKESIMEKLNRDIEFLARMRIMDYSLLLGIHDVERAEREEEETEMESSDAEEDPDESSQAVASPGSTSPEGIAGYMNSFKAMGPGEFDPYVDVYAIQSAVGAPHREVYFMGLIDVLTQYDTKKKAAHAAKAVKHGAGAEISTVHPEQYAKRFKEFITKIFA, from the exons ATGTCCTCTCCGAGCAGCACTCAGGTCCCTCCGAGCGCCGTGGCGCACAAGAGGAAAACCAAGATGAAGCACTTTGTGCAGCAGAAAGTGGAGGTTTTCCGTGCCAGCCATCCCGTGTCGAGCGTGCTTGTGTGGGGAGTCAATCACTCG ACCAACGACCTGAGCCAGGTGCCTGTACCTGTCATGCTGCTTCCTGATGACTTTAGAGCCAGCACCAAGGTCAAAGTCAGCAACCACCTCTTCAACAA AGAGAATCTACCCAGCCAGTTCAAATTCAAAGAATACTGCCCACAAGTCTTCAGGAACCTCCGCGAACGCTTTGGCATCGAGGACCAAGATTACCAG GTGTCTCTGGCTCGCAGTCGTCCGCTCAGAGATGAGGAGGCGCAACGTGATGGCCTGCTGCTCACCTCGTACGACCGCACGTTGGTGGTCAAAGAAATATCCAGCGAGGAGGTGGCAGAAATGCACAACATCATGTCCGAGTATCACCAG CATGTGGTCACCTGTCACGGCAGTACGCTGCTCCCTCAGTTCCTGGCCATGTACAGAGTGACCGTGGAGAGTGACGACACCTACCTGTTGGTCATGAGGAACATGTTCAGCCACAGACTGCATGTACACAAGAAGTACGACCTCAAG GGCTCCCTGGTGTCTCGCGAAGCAAGTTTTAAAGAGAAG GTCAAGGAGCTGCCCACCTTTAAGGATGTTGACTTTATGAATAACATGCAAAAGATATATGTGTCTGATGAGCAGAAGGAGAGCATCATGGAAAAGCTGAACAGAGACATTGAG TTCCTGGCACGTATGAGGATCATGGACTACAGCCTCCTGCTGGGCATCCATGATGTGGAGCGAGCcgagagggaggaggaggaaacgGAGATGGAGTCCTCAGACGCTGAAGAAGATCCAGATGAAAGCAGCCAGGCTGTCGCTTCACCCGGCTCCACCTCCCCCGAAGGCATCGCCGGATACATGAACTCCTTCAAAGCCATGGGTCCTGGCGAGTTTGACCCGTATGTGGACGTCTACGCCATACAGAGCGCCGTAG GTGCTCCACACAGGGAGGTGTACTTCATGGGTCTGATTGACGTGCTGACGCAGTACGACACCAAGAAAAAAGCCGCTCATGCTGCCAAGGCTGTCAAACACGGG gcAGGAGCTGAAATATCCACAGTTCATCCAGAGCAGTACGCTAAACGCTTCAAGGAGTTCATCACTAAGATCTTTGCCTGA